From Alligator mississippiensis isolate rAllMis1 chromosome 9, rAllMis1, whole genome shotgun sequence, one genomic window encodes:
- the LOC106739681 gene encoding protocadherin beta-3 encodes MADTESRTKRSRQAASLLLLLCVGAIGSETVRYSVPEEMESGSFVANVAKDVGLEPRSLSARRARLVSDAASRHFQLNGKTGDLLIKEKLDREELCGQTEPCLVRFELVLENPLQSYRAEVRVTDINDHSPLFLEYEFTLKILETTAPGARFPLENAQDFDVGNNSLQNYSLNTNRYFSVYTGDRSNGVKYAELILGKALDREEEPEMILLLTAVDGGSPPKSGTAQIRVIVLDINDNPPVFSRANYKAQVLENSPKGYLVVAVSATDLDEGTNGEISYSFREKSIENINVFRINAGSGDIRLTEELDFEAMNTYDLDVRATDGGGLFSHTKVLVEVVDVNDNAPEVTLTSLISPIPEDAPPETVVALLSVRDRDSGDNGRAACSIEDALPFSLKATFRDSYALVTERALDRESVSEYNITIVARDQGAPSLSAEQRIRVRVSDINDNAPVFSQAAYTMHVRENTAPGTAIGTVRAADADAEHNARVTYSLVPAGAGAGALPVLAYVAVNSADGSVYALRSLDYEQTRQLEVGVRATDAGSPALSSEAVVRVVVLDENDNAPFVLHPLQNSTAAWSELVPRSAEPGYLVTKVVAVDADAGQNAWLSYQLLRATEPGLFAVALHSGEVRTSRPLTERDTVKHRLIVLVRDSGESPLSSSATLNILLVDGFSDAYLQSADAAAAAAEGADTGALTMYLTVSLCLVSFLFLLSVVTFVLVKVCRRRGGGEQYTSAPGTLYGDGNLPRDWVDVSGTGTLSRSYRYEVCLSTGSGSSDFRFLRPLVPCPPQQGGCVVTGSGKERDLLTDSHAPADLEGADQVRAEWAPPPFILYV; translated from the coding sequence ATGGCGGACACCGAGAGCAGAACAAAGCGGAGCAGGCAAGCCGCGTCTCTCCTTCTGCTCCTGTGCGTGGGGGCTATTGGCTCGGAGACGGTGCGGTACTCGGTGCCGGAGGAAATGGAGAGCGGGTCCTTCGTGGCTAATGTGGCAAaggatgtggggctggagcccaggagccTGTCTGCTCGCAGGGCCCGCCTGGTGTCGGACGCCGCGAGCCGGCATTTCCAGCTGAATGGTAAGACTGGGGACTTGCTTATCAAAGAGAAACTGGACCGAGAGGAACTGTGCGGGCAAACGGAGCCCTGTCTTGTTCGCTTTGAGCTAGTCCTGGAGAATCCCTTGCAATCATACCGGGCCGAGGTGCGCGTTACTGACATAAACGATCATTCCCCACTGTTTTTAGAATACGAATTTACCTTAAAAATCCTGGAAACAACGGCCCCGGGGGCGCGGTTTCCCTTGGAAAACGCCCAGGATTTCGATGTGGGTAACAATAGCCTCCAGAACTACAGCCTTAATACTAATCGTTATTTCTCTGTCTACACTGGTGATCGGAGTAACGGAGTTAAGTACGCAGAACTGATTCTGGGTAAAGCTTTAGACAGGGAAGAGGAGCCAGAAATGATTCTTTTACTCACAGCTGTGGACGGCGGCTCCCCGCCGAAGTCCGGCACTGCGCAAATCCGAGTCATCGTCCTCGATATCAACGACAACCCTCCCGTTTTCTCCCGGGCAAATTACAAAGCCCAGGTTCTAGAAAACAGCCCCAAAGGGTACCTAGTtgttgctgtttctgccactgacTTAGACGAGGGAACCAACGGGGAAATCTCTTACTCCTTCAGAGAGAAATCGATCGAAAATATCAACGTGTTTCGTATCAACGCCGGGTCAGGGGACATTCGATTGACTGAGGAACTAGATTTCGAAGCTATGAACACTTACGACCTGGATGTTCGAGCCACAGACGGCGGGGGGCTGTTTTCACACACTAAAGTCCTGGTGGAGGTGGTGGATGTGAACGACAACGCGCCAGAGGTGACCCTGACATCCCTCATCAGCCCCATCCCCGAGGACGCGCCCCCCGAGACGGTGGTGGCCCTGCTCAGCGTCAGGGACCGCGACTCCGGGGACAACGGGAGGGCAGCCTGCTCCATAGAGGACGCGCTGCCCTTCTCCCTGAAGGCGACGTTCCGGGACTCGTACGCGCTGGTCACGGAGCGGGCGCTGGACCGCGAGAGCGTGTCGGAGTACAACATCACGATCGTGGCGCGGGACCAGGGCGCCCCCAGCCTGTCCGCCGAGCAGAGGATCAGGGTGAGAGTGTCCGACATCAACGACAACGCGCCCGTGTTCAGCCAGGCGGCCTACACCATGCACGTGCGGGAGAACACGGCGCCCGGCACGGCCATCGGCACAGTGCGCGCCGCCGACGCGGACGCGGAGCACAACGCCCGAGTGACCTACTCGCTCGTGCCCGCCGGCGCCGGCGCCGGGGCCCTGCCCGTGCTCGCCTACGTGGCGGTGAACTCGGCCGACGGCAGCGTGTACGCGCTGCGCTCCCTGGACTACGAGCAGAcgaggcagctggaggtgggcgTGAGAGCGACGGACGCCGGGTCCCCGGCGCTCAGCTCCGAGGCCGTGGTGCGCGTCGTGGTGCTGGACGAGAACGACAACGCGCCCTTCGTGCTGCACCCGCTGCAGAACAGCACGGCGGCGTGGAGCGAGCTGGTGCCGCGCTCGGCCGAGCCGGGCTACCTGGTGACCAAGGTGGTGGCGGTGGACGCGGACGCGGGGCAGAACGCCTGGCTGTCCTACCAGCTGCTCCGCGCCACGGAGCCGGGGCTCTTCGCCGTGGCGCTGCACAGCGGCGAAGTCAGGACGAGCCGGCCGCTGACGGAGCGCGACACGGTGAAGCACAGGCTCATTGTGCTCGTCAGGGACAGCGGGGAGTCGCCCCTGTCCTCCTCCGCCACCCTCAACATCCTGCTCGTGGACGGCTTTTCCGACGCCTACCTGCAGTCCGCtgatgccgccgccgccgccgccgaagGGGCCGACACAGGCGCTTTAACCATGTACCTAACCGTCTCCCTGTGCCTCGtgtccttcctcttcctgctctccgTCGTGACATTTGTCCTGGTCAAGGTGTGCCGGAGGAGAGGGGGCGGGGAGCAGTACACCAGTGCTCCCGGCACGTTGTATGGCGACGGCAACTTGCCGAGAGACTGGGTGGATGTGTCGGGGACCGGCACCCTGTCCAGGAGTTACCGGTACGAAGTGTGCTTGAGCACGGGGTCGGGGAGCAGCGACTTCCGGTTTCTGAGGCCCCTCGTGCCCTGCCCTCCGCAGCAGGGGGGCTGCGTCGTGACGGGCTCCGGGAAGGAGCGGGATCTTCTCACCGACTCTCATGCGCCCGCCGACTTGGAAGGCGCCGATCAGGTAAGGGCTGAGTGGGCTCCTCCGCCGTTCATTCTCTATGTATAG